Proteins from a single region of Juglans microcarpa x Juglans regia isolate MS1-56 chromosome 5S, Jm3101_v1.0, whole genome shotgun sequence:
- the LOC121268347 gene encoding rhodanese-like domain-containing protein 9, chloroplastic encodes MAGIGFSSALSSTRSFWTSCLVSETHIGRTMPGKLLHRKNLNIKAEVSYVNAEEAKKLISVEEYTILDVRDKSQYDRAHIKSCYHVPLFIENQDNDFGTILKRTVHNNFSGLFFGLPFTKLNPDFVQSVKSQFSPGSKLLLVCQEGLRSAVAAKELEQAGFQNIACITSGLQAVKPGTFDSVGTTELKDAGKGGLITVQGKISAVLGTVLVCAYLFITFFPEQAEKLFQIAPVS; translated from the exons AAGCTTTTGGACATCTTGCTTGGTATCCGAAACTCATATTGGAAGGACCATGCCGGGGAAACTACTTCACCGGAAAAATTTGAACATTAAAGCAGAAGTGAGTTATGTGAATGCTGAAGAAGCAAAGAAACTAATATCAGTTGAGGAGTATACAATTCTGGATGTGCGGGACAAATCTCAATATGACCGagctcatataaaatcatgttatcATGTGCCTCTTTTTATTGAAAACCAAGATAATGATTTTG GTACAATCCTAAAGAGGACAGTACACAACAATTTTTCGGGGTTGTTCTTTGGGCTGCCATTCACTAAACTCAACCCTGATTTTGTGCAATCTGTTAAGAGCCAATTTTCGCCAGGAAGCAAACTCTTACTAGTCTGTCAAGAGGGATTGAG GTCTGCTGTTGCTGCAAAAGAGCTAGAGCAAGCTGGTTTTCAAAACATAGCATGCATAACATCAGGCCTTCAAGCTGTGAAACCAG GAACATTTGATTCTGTCGGAACCACTGAATTAAAGGATGCGGGCAAAGGCGGATTGATTACAGTTCAGGGAAAAATCTCAGCTGTACTAGGAACAGTACTTGTCT GTGCATATCTATTCATTACCTTCTTCCCCGAGCAAGCAGAGAAGCTGTTCCAAATTGCACCAGTGAGCTAG